From Streptomyces griseorubiginosus, one genomic window encodes:
- a CDS encoding HAMP domain-containing sensor histidine kinase — MASTPAPPQAPPKPTWDPRRPAPQLPWLRPTIRIRLTLLYGGMFLIAGILLLSIIYLVAAQALNVGSKLPFEITSGNVTSDICRNLPDSGTSEVMNKAINACVNDQRQHALDDLLSRSLLALLGLAIIAFAFGYAMAGRVLSPLGRILRTARSVAGSDLSRRIELDGPDDEIKELADTFDDMLERLERAFTAQQRFVGNASHELRTPLAINRTLLEVHLSDPGAPMELQQLGKTLLATNERSEQLVEGLLLLARSDNQIVERKPVDLAEVAEQAVDQVRGEAEAKGVAIRGEQKSAVVQGNGVLLERIALNLVQNAVRYNVPEDGWVEVTTEVRHGQAVLTVSNTGPVVPAYEVDNLFEPFKRLRGADRTGSDKGVGLGLSIVRSVARAHGGHITAQPREGGGLVMRVALPV; from the coding sequence GTGGCTTCGACTCCCGCTCCTCCCCAAGCCCCTCCGAAACCCACCTGGGACCCCAGGCGGCCGGCCCCGCAGCTGCCCTGGCTGCGCCCGACCATCCGCATAAGGCTCACGCTGCTGTACGGCGGCATGTTCCTGATCGCGGGCATCCTGCTGCTGTCGATCATCTACCTGGTGGCCGCGCAGGCGCTGAACGTGGGCAGCAAACTGCCCTTCGAGATCACCTCGGGCAATGTCACCAGCGACATCTGCCGCAACCTGCCTGACAGCGGCACCTCCGAGGTCATGAACAAGGCCATCAACGCCTGCGTCAACGACCAGCGCCAGCACGCCCTCGACGACCTCCTCAGCCGTTCCCTCCTGGCCCTGCTCGGCCTCGCGATCATCGCCTTCGCCTTCGGCTACGCGATGGCCGGCCGTGTCCTGTCGCCGCTGGGCCGGATCCTGCGCACCGCTCGCTCGGTGGCCGGCTCGGACCTCTCCCGCCGTATCGAGCTGGACGGCCCGGACGACGAGATCAAGGAACTGGCCGACACCTTCGACGACATGCTGGAACGCCTGGAGCGGGCCTTCACGGCCCAGCAGCGCTTCGTCGGCAACGCCTCGCACGAGCTGCGGACACCGCTGGCGATCAACCGCACGCTCCTGGAGGTGCACCTGTCCGATCCGGGCGCGCCAATGGAGCTCCAGCAGCTCGGCAAGACGCTGCTGGCCACCAACGAGCGCAGTGAGCAGCTCGTGGAGGGCCTGCTGCTGCTCGCCCGCAGCGACAACCAGATCGTCGAGCGCAAGCCCGTGGACCTCGCCGAGGTCGCGGAGCAGGCGGTCGACCAGGTGCGCGGCGAGGCCGAGGCCAAGGGCGTGGCGATCCGCGGCGAGCAGAAGTCCGCGGTCGTCCAGGGCAACGGCGTCCTGCTGGAGCGCATCGCCCTGAACCTCGTGCAGAACGCCGTGCGCTACAACGTGCCCGAGGACGGTTGGGTCGAGGTCACCACGGAGGTCCGGCACGGCCAGGCGGTGCTCACGGTCTCCAACACGGGCCCGGTCGTGCCGGCGTACGAGGTCGACAATCTCTTCGAGCCCTTCAAGCGGCTGCGCGGCGCCGACCGCACCGGCAGCGACAAGGGCGTCGGACTCGGCCTGTCCATCGTGCGGTCCGTGGCGCGGGCGCACGGCGGGCACATCACGGCTCAGCCGCGTGAAGGGGGTGGGCTCGTGATGCGAGTCGCCCTGCCGGTCTGA
- a CDS encoding response regulator transcription factor translates to MRVLVVEDEQLLADAVATGLRREAMAVDVVYDGAAALERIGVNDYDVVVLDRDLPLVHGDDVCRKIVELGMPTRVLMLTASGDVSDRVEGLEIGADDYLPKPFAFSELTARVRALGRRTSVPLPPVLERAGIKLDPNRREVFRDGKEVQLAPKEFAVLEVLMRSEGAVVSAEQLLEKAWDENTDPFTNVVRVTVMTLRRKLGEPAVIVTVPGSGYRI, encoded by the coding sequence GTGCGCGTACTCGTCGTCGAGGACGAGCAGCTGCTCGCCGATGCGGTGGCCACCGGACTGCGCCGGGAGGCCATGGCCGTCGACGTCGTGTACGACGGTGCGGCCGCCCTGGAGCGCATCGGCGTCAACGACTACGACGTGGTCGTCCTCGACCGCGACCTCCCCCTCGTCCACGGTGACGACGTCTGCCGCAAGATCGTCGAACTCGGCATGCCCACGCGCGTGTTGATGCTCACGGCCTCCGGTGACGTCAGCGACCGCGTCGAGGGCCTGGAGATCGGCGCCGACGACTACCTGCCGAAGCCCTTCGCGTTCAGCGAGCTGACGGCACGCGTGCGTGCCCTCGGCCGGCGCACCAGCGTGCCCCTGCCGCCGGTCCTGGAGCGTGCCGGGATCAAGCTCGACCCCAACCGCCGCGAGGTCTTCCGCGACGGCAAGGAGGTCCAGCTCGCGCCGAAGGAGTTCGCCGTCCTGGAGGTGCTGATGCGCTCCGAGGGCGCCGTCGTCTCCGCTGAGCAACTCCTGGAGAAGGCGTGGGACGAGAACACCGACCCCTTCACCAACGTCGTGCGGGTCACCGTCATGACCCTGCGCCGCAAGCTGGGCGAACCCGCGGTGATCGTCACCGTCCCCGGCTCGGGCTACCGGATCTGA
- a CDS encoding inositol monophosphatase family protein, whose product MTDPLHAELLQLAQEAARRAGTLLRDGRPADLEVARTKSSPIDVVTEMDIAAEKLITDLISERRPDDGFLGEEGASTEGTSGIRWVIDPLDGTVNYLYGLPTWSVSIAAEQDGETVVGVVAVPMRGETYHAVRGAGAWATGAWEGERRLTCRPAPPLEQALVSTGFNYVSEVRAHQAEVAARLIPLLRDIRRGGSAAVDLCDLAAGRLDGYYERGLNAWDYGAGDLVAREAGALTGGRPGERPNPALTVAGTPGVFEPLQRLLEDFGAWHD is encoded by the coding sequence GTGACCGACCCCCTGCACGCGGAACTGCTTCAGCTGGCCCAGGAGGCGGCCCGGCGCGCCGGCACCCTGCTGCGGGACGGCCGCCCGGCCGACCTCGAGGTCGCCAGGACCAAGTCCAGCCCCATCGACGTGGTGACCGAGATGGACATCGCGGCGGAGAAGCTGATCACCGACCTGATCTCCGAGCGCCGCCCGGACGACGGCTTCCTCGGCGAGGAGGGCGCGTCCACCGAGGGCACCAGCGGGATCCGCTGGGTGATCGACCCGCTCGACGGCACCGTCAACTACCTCTACGGACTGCCGACCTGGTCCGTCTCCATCGCGGCCGAGCAGGACGGCGAGACCGTCGTCGGGGTCGTCGCGGTGCCGATGCGCGGGGAGACCTACCACGCGGTCCGCGGCGCGGGCGCCTGGGCCACCGGTGCCTGGGAGGGCGAGCGCAGGCTGACCTGCCGCCCGGCGCCGCCCCTGGAGCAGGCCCTGGTGTCGACGGGCTTCAACTACGTCAGCGAGGTCCGCGCGCACCAGGCCGAGGTGGCCGCTCGGCTGATCCCGCTGCTGCGCGACATCCGCCGCGGCGGATCGGCGGCGGTCGACCTGTGCGACCTGGCCGCGGGCCGCCTCGACGGCTACTACGAGCGGGGCCTGAACGCCTGGGACTACGGGGCCGGTGACCTCGTCGCCCGGGAGGCGGGCGCCCTGACCGGCGGACGCCCCGGAGAGCGCCCCAACCCGGCCCTCACTGTCGCGGGCACCCCGGGCGTCTTCGAGCCCCTCCAGCGGCTCCTGGAGGACTTCGGCGCCTGGCACGACTGA
- a CDS encoding ferrochelatase produces the protein MRDALDATPYDALLLLSFGGPEGPDDVVPFLENVTRGRGIPKERLKEVGQHYFLFGGVSPINDQNRALLDALRKDFADHGLGLPIYWGNRNWAPYLTDTLREMVADGHRRILVLATSAYASYSGCRQYRENLADSLAALEAEGLQPPRIDKLRHYFNHPGFVEPMVDGVIESLAELPEEVRDGAHIAFSTHSIPTASADTSGPAESHGEGGAYVAQHLEVARLIADAVRERTGVDHPWQLVYQSRSGAPHIPWLEPDICDHLEERHASGVPAVVIAPIGFVSDHMEVLYDLDTEAKAKAEELGLPMRRSATVGADPRFAAAIRDLVLERASVERGQEVTPCALGALGASHNLCPVGCCPARAPKPAAAGADSPYA, from the coding sequence ATGCGAGACGCGCTCGACGCCACCCCCTACGACGCCCTGCTCCTGCTCTCGTTCGGAGGCCCCGAGGGCCCGGACGACGTGGTCCCGTTCCTGGAGAACGTGACGCGCGGGCGCGGCATCCCCAAGGAACGCCTGAAGGAAGTCGGGCAGCACTACTTCCTGTTCGGCGGGGTCAGCCCGATCAACGACCAGAACCGCGCCCTGCTGGACGCCCTGCGCAAGGACTTCGCGGACCACGGCCTGGGCCTGCCGATCTACTGGGGCAACCGCAACTGGGCGCCCTACCTCACCGACACCCTGCGCGAGATGGTCGCCGACGGCCACCGCCGCATCCTGGTCCTCGCCACCAGCGCCTACGCCTCCTACTCGGGCTGCCGCCAGTACCGCGAGAACCTCGCCGACTCGCTGGCCGCCCTGGAGGCCGAGGGCCTTCAGCCGCCGAGGATCGACAAGCTGCGGCACTACTTCAACCACCCCGGCTTCGTGGAGCCGATGGTCGACGGAGTGATCGAGTCCCTCGCCGAGCTCCCCGAGGAGGTCCGCGACGGCGCCCACATCGCCTTCTCGACGCACTCGATCCCGACCGCGTCCGCGGACACCTCCGGCCCGGCCGAGAGCCACGGCGAGGGCGGCGCGTACGTCGCCCAGCACCTGGAGGTCGCCCGGCTCATCGCCGACGCGGTCCGTGAGCGCACCGGCGTCGACCACCCCTGGCAGCTCGTCTACCAGTCGCGCTCCGGCGCCCCGCACATCCCGTGGCTGGAGCCCGACATCTGCGACCACCTGGAGGAACGGCACGCCTCCGGCGTCCCGGCCGTGGTGATCGCGCCCATCGGCTTCGTCTCCGACCACATGGAGGTCCTCTACGACCTCGACACCGAGGCCAAGGCCAAGGCCGAGGAGCTGGGCCTGCCGATGCGCCGCTCGGCGACCGTCGGCGCCGACCCGCGGTTCGCCGCCGCGATCCGCGACCTCGTCCTGGAGCGCGCCTCCGTGGAGCGAGGCCAGGAGGTCACCCCCTGCGCCCTGGGCGCCCTCGGGGCAAGCCACAACCTCTGCCCGGTCGGCTGCTGCCCCGCCCGCGCCCCCAAGCCCGCCGCCGCGGGCGCCGACAGCCCGTACGCGTGA
- a CDS encoding MFS transporter, with amino-acid sequence MPSPYRALFAAPGSKGFSAAGFVGRMPLSMMGIGVVTMISQLTGRYGLAGSLSATIALAAAAIGPQVSRLVDLHGQRRVLRPATLVALVASAGMLLAAHFGWPDWVLFVCAVGIGSVPSLGAMIRARWAALYRGTPQLHTAYSFESVVDEVCFIFGPIISIGLSTAWFPEAGPLLAACFLAVGVFWLTAQRATEPEPHPREQDGGRSALRSPGLHVLVATFVATGTIFGAVDVVTVAFADEQGHKGAASVVLALYAAGSCVAGLVFGLLHLPGAPERRWLLGICAMAVSMIPLLLVGNLPFLAVALFVAGLSIAPTMITTMSLIEQHVPRAQLTEGMTWISTGLAVGVALGSSVAGWVIDAAGARAGYGVPAVAGAVAVAVGFLGYRRLSRPAPRRGGTVEHGSEREERHVA; translated from the coding sequence GTGCCCAGCCCCTACCGCGCCCTGTTCGCCGCCCCCGGCTCCAAGGGCTTCTCCGCCGCGGGGTTCGTCGGCCGGATGCCGCTGTCGATGATGGGCATCGGCGTGGTCACGATGATCTCCCAGCTCACCGGCAGGTACGGGCTCGCGGGATCGCTGTCGGCCACCATCGCGCTGGCGGCCGCGGCGATCGGGCCGCAGGTGTCGCGCCTGGTGGACCTGCACGGCCAGCGCCGGGTGCTGCGCCCGGCGACCCTCGTCGCGCTCGTGGCGTCCGCGGGGATGCTGCTCGCCGCGCACTTCGGCTGGCCGGACTGGGTGCTGTTCGTGTGCGCCGTCGGTATCGGCTCGGTGCCGAGCCTCGGCGCGATGATCCGCGCGCGGTGGGCGGCCCTGTACCGGGGCACCCCGCAGCTGCACACGGCCTACTCCTTCGAGTCGGTCGTCGACGAGGTCTGCTTCATCTTCGGGCCGATCATCTCCATCGGGCTCTCCACGGCCTGGTTCCCGGAGGCGGGTCCGCTGCTCGCGGCCTGCTTCCTGGCGGTCGGCGTCTTCTGGCTGACCGCGCAGCGCGCCACCGAGCCGGAGCCGCACCCGCGCGAGCAGGACGGCGGCCGTTCGGCGCTGCGCTCGCCGGGCCTCCACGTCCTGGTGGCCACCTTCGTGGCGACCGGCACGATCTTCGGGGCGGTGGACGTGGTCACTGTGGCCTTCGCCGACGAGCAGGGTCACAAGGGGGCCGCGAGTGTGGTGCTCGCCCTCTACGCGGCGGGTTCGTGCGTCGCGGGGCTCGTCTTCGGGTTGCTGCACCTGCCGGGAGCGCCCGAGCGCCGCTGGCTGCTGGGCATATGCGCCATGGCCGTGAGTATGATCCCCCTCCTACTGGTCGGAAACTTGCCGTTTCTGGCCGTGGCGCTGTTCGTAGCGGGTCTGTCCATCGCTCCCACGATGATCACGACGATGTCCCTGATCGAGCAGCACGTACCACGCGCGCAACTGACCGAGGGCATGACCTGGATCAGCACCGGGCTCGCGGTGGGGGTCGCGCTCGGCTCCTCGGTGGCCGGCTGGGTGATCGACGCGGCCGGTGCGCGCGCCGGGTACGGGGTTCCGGCGGTCGCCGGGGCCGTCGCGGTCGCGGTCGGTTTCCTGGGGTACCGCCGGCTCAGCAGGCCGGCTCCACGTCGGGGAGGCACCGTTGAGCACGGCAGCGAGCGGGAAGAACGGCACGTGGCGTAA
- a CDS encoding D-arabinono-1,4-lactone oxidase gives MSTAASGKNGTWRNWGGNVTARPAREVTPASVDELAAAVRKAAEDGLKVKAVGTGHSFTSIAATDGVLIRPQLLTGIRNIDRDAMTVTAEAGTPLKRLNMALAREGLSLTNMGDIMEQTVSGATSTGTHGTGRESGSIAAQIRGLELVTADGSVLSCSEKENPEVFAAARIGLGALGIVTAITFAVEPIFLLTAREEPMSFDKVTSTFDELWAENEHFEFYWFPHTGSTNTKRNNRSAGPEQPVPQLKGWIEDEFLSNGVFQVAQWVGRAAPGTIPSIARISSKALSARTYTDIPYKVFTSPRRVRFVEMEYAVPREAVVETLRELKAAVDRSGLRVSFPVEVRTAPADDITLSTASGRDTAYIAVHMVKGTPYQAYFTAAERIFTAHEGRPHWGKVHTRDADYFHGVYPRFGEFTALRDRLDPDRRFQNDYLRRVLGP, from the coding sequence TTGAGCACGGCAGCGAGCGGGAAGAACGGCACGTGGCGTAACTGGGGCGGCAATGTCACCGCCCGTCCCGCGCGGGAGGTCACGCCCGCCTCGGTCGACGAGCTGGCGGCTGCCGTGCGGAAGGCCGCCGAGGACGGCCTGAAGGTGAAGGCCGTCGGCACCGGGCACTCCTTCACGTCCATCGCCGCGACCGACGGTGTGTTGATCCGCCCTCAACTGTTGACCGGCATCCGCAACATCGACCGGGACGCCATGACCGTCACGGCGGAGGCCGGCACGCCGCTCAAGAGGCTCAACATGGCTCTCGCGCGCGAGGGACTCTCGCTCACCAACATGGGCGACATCATGGAGCAGACGGTCTCCGGGGCCACCAGTACCGGCACCCACGGCACCGGCCGCGAGTCGGGCTCGATAGCCGCCCAGATCAGGGGACTCGAGCTGGTCACGGCCGACGGCTCGGTGCTCAGCTGCTCCGAGAAGGAGAACCCCGAGGTCTTCGCGGCCGCGCGGATCGGCCTGGGCGCGCTCGGCATCGTCACCGCGATCACCTTCGCCGTGGAGCCGATCTTCCTGCTCACCGCCCGCGAGGAGCCGATGAGCTTCGACAAGGTCACCAGCACCTTCGACGAACTCTGGGCCGAGAACGAACACTTCGAGTTCTACTGGTTCCCGCACACCGGCTCCACCAACACCAAGCGCAACAACCGCAGCGCGGGCCCCGAGCAGCCGGTGCCGCAGCTGAAGGGCTGGATCGAGGACGAGTTCCTCTCCAACGGCGTCTTCCAGGTGGCGCAGTGGGTGGGCCGCGCCGCGCCGGGCACGATTCCCTCGATCGCCCGGATCTCCAGCAAGGCGCTGTCCGCGCGGACCTACACCGACATCCCGTACAAGGTCTTCACGTCGCCCCGCCGGGTGCGGTTCGTGGAGATGGAGTACGCCGTCCCGCGCGAGGCCGTCGTCGAGACCCTGCGGGAACTGAAGGCCGCGGTGGACCGCTCGGGCCTCAGGGTCAGCTTCCCCGTGGAGGTGCGCACCGCGCCCGCGGACGACATCACGCTGTCCACCGCGTCCGGCCGGGACACCGCGTACATCGCCGTCCACATGGTCAAGGGGACGCCCTACCAGGCGTACTTCACGGCCGCGGAGCGGATCTTCACGGCGCACGAGGGGCGCCCGCACTGGGGCAAGGTGCACACGCGCGACGCCGACTACTTCCATGGTGTCTACCCGCGCTTCGGCGAGTTCACCGCGCTCCGTGACCGGCTCGACCCCGACCGCCGCTTCCAGAACGACTACCTGCGCAGGGTGTTGGGGCCGTAG
- the sepH gene encoding septation protein SepH → MPELRVVAVSNDGTRLVLKAADSTEYTLPIDERLRAAVRGDRPRLGQIEIEVESHLRPRDIQARIRAGATAEEVAQLAGIPVDRVRRFEGPVLAERAFMAERARKTPVRRPGENAGPQLGEAVQERLLLRGAEKDTVQWDSWRRDDGTWEVLLVYCVAGEPHSASWTYDPPRRLVQAVDEEARSLIGESEDLGAPEPSFPFVPRIARLPRDRPLDRALDRPSLPPAEPVEEAVAERDSLTSLLEAVPSFRGDMVVPERPSETATVEEPDPEPEAEEPPAPAASAGSAYADVLMPRSVASHRDRLIGATDRQAEADGVRPGRRAAVPSWDEIVFGTRRKKQE, encoded by the coding sequence ATGCCCGAACTGCGTGTCGTGGCCGTCTCCAATGACGGCACACGGCTGGTGCTGAAGGCTGCCGACTCAACGGAGTACACGCTTCCGATCGACGAGCGGCTGCGCGCTGCGGTGCGCGGCGACCGTCCCCGCCTCGGTCAGATCGAGATCGAGGTCGAAAGCCATCTCCGTCCCCGCGACATCCAGGCGCGTATACGCGCGGGTGCCACCGCGGAAGAGGTAGCCCAGCTCGCAGGTATCCCCGTAGACCGTGTACGGCGCTTCGAGGGCCCCGTGCTCGCCGAGCGCGCCTTCATGGCCGAACGAGCCCGCAAGACCCCGGTCCGCCGGCCCGGCGAGAACGCGGGTCCGCAGCTCGGCGAGGCCGTGCAGGAGCGACTGTTGCTGCGCGGCGCCGAGAAGGACACCGTCCAGTGGGACTCCTGGCGCCGTGACGACGGCACCTGGGAAGTGCTGCTGGTCTACTGCGTCGCAGGCGAACCGCACTCGGCGAGCTGGACCTACGACCCGCCCCGGCGGCTCGTCCAGGCCGTCGACGAGGAGGCCCGCTCGCTGATCGGCGAGTCCGAGGACCTCGGCGCGCCGGAGCCGAGCTTCCCGTTCGTGCCGCGGATCGCCCGGCTGCCGCGCGACCGGCCGCTGGACCGCGCCCTCGACCGGCCGAGCCTGCCCCCGGCCGAACCCGTCGAGGAGGCCGTCGCCGAACGGGACTCGCTGACCAGCCTGTTGGAGGCGGTGCCGAGCTTCCGGGGCGACATGGTCGTACCCGAGCGGCCGTCCGAGACGGCGACCGTCGAGGAGCCCGACCCGGAGCCCGAGGCGGAGGAGCCCCCGGCTCCCGCCGCCTCGGCGGGTTCCGCCTACGCGGACGTCCTCATGCCGCGTTCGGTGGCCAGCCACCGCGACCGCCTCATCGGCGCGACCGACCGCCAGGCCGAGGCCGACGGCGTCCGCCCGGGCCGTAGAGCGGCGGTCCCGAGCTGGGACGAGATCGTGTTCGGCACCCGGAGGAAGAAGCAGGAGTAG
- a CDS encoding sulfurtransferase, protein MNAIISASELASDLAGPKPPVLLDVRWQLSVAKAAGEPPFDGRAEYAAGHIPGAVYVDLDRELAGPAGSGGRHPLPDLAQFGAAMRRAGVSADRPVVVYDGGQGWAAARAWWLLRWTGHPDVRVLDGGLTSWDGPLQSSVPGPALAEGDFEPVPAAAGLLDADEAAALARAGVLLDARAGERYRGEVEPIDRVGGHIPGARSAPTTDNVGPDGRFLPAEELRARFKSLGAGDDTEVGVYCGSGVSGAHEVLALAVAGIPAALYVGSWSEWSSDPERPVAVGPDPQ, encoded by the coding sequence ATGAACGCCATCATCTCCGCATCCGAACTCGCGAGCGATCTGGCGGGCCCGAAGCCGCCCGTCCTGCTCGACGTCCGCTGGCAGTTGAGCGTGGCCAAGGCGGCCGGCGAGCCGCCTTTCGACGGCCGTGCCGAGTACGCGGCCGGGCACATCCCGGGCGCCGTCTACGTCGACCTGGACCGGGAGCTGGCCGGCCCGGCCGGCAGCGGCGGACGGCACCCGCTGCCCGACCTCGCGCAGTTCGGCGCCGCCATGCGCCGCGCGGGTGTCTCCGCGGACCGGCCGGTGGTCGTGTACGACGGCGGACAGGGCTGGGCGGCCGCCCGCGCGTGGTGGCTGCTGCGCTGGACGGGTCACCCGGACGTGCGAGTCCTCGACGGCGGATTGACGTCCTGGGACGGCCCGCTCCAGTCCTCGGTGCCGGGCCCCGCGCTCGCCGAGGGCGACTTCGAGCCGGTGCCCGCGGCGGCCGGTCTGCTCGACGCCGACGAGGCCGCGGCACTCGCCCGCGCGGGTGTGCTGCTGGACGCGCGCGCGGGGGAGCGGTACCGCGGAGAGGTGGAGCCCATCGACCGGGTCGGCGGTCACATCCCGGGTGCCCGGTCCGCGCCCACCACGGACAACGTCGGCCCGGACGGCCGCTTCCTGCCTGCGGAGGAGCTGCGCGCCCGCTTCAAGTCCCTCGGCGCCGGCGACGACACCGAGGTCGGCGTCTACTGCGGCTCCGGCGTCTCCGGCGCCCACGAGGTGCTGGCCCTGGCGGTCGCGGGCATCCCGGCGGCCCTGTACGTCGGTTCCTGGTCGGAGTGGTCCTCGGACCCGGAGCGCCCGGTCGCGGTGGGCCCGGATCCGCAGTAG
- a CDS encoding VOC family protein, whose protein sequence is MTEAREPAARPARHTPGTPCWVSLMVHGMAATQEFYGALFGWEFVPGPQQLGPYVRALLDGQEVAGIGQLPPDRHLPVAWTPYLASEDIDLTAETVRLCGGTVGVGPLDAGDAGRLVIGSDPSGAVFGVWQAAAHLGTSVAGVPGTPAWHELLTFETVSVTKFYETVFGLEGEPAVSADFDYVTLHAGGRPVAGLHGVGHALPRDRGPHWMTYFEVSDADAATGLLVDLGGHVLRPPHDSPHGRVATVADPEGARFSLIENPR, encoded by the coding sequence ATGACCGAGGCAAGGGAGCCGGCAGCCCGGCCCGCTCGGCACACGCCCGGTACGCCCTGCTGGGTGAGTCTGATGGTGCACGGGATGGCCGCCACCCAGGAGTTCTACGGAGCCCTGTTCGGCTGGGAGTTCGTACCGGGACCGCAGCAGCTCGGGCCCTATGTCCGGGCCCTGCTGGACGGCCAGGAGGTCGCCGGGATCGGCCAGTTGCCGCCCGACCGGCATCTTCCGGTCGCGTGGACGCCCTATCTCGCCTCGGAGGACATCGACCTGACGGCCGAGACGGTACGGCTGTGCGGCGGCACGGTGGGGGTGGGACCGCTGGACGCCGGGGACGCCGGCCGGCTGGTGATCGGCTCCGACCCGTCCGGGGCCGTCTTCGGCGTGTGGCAGGCGGCCGCGCATCTCGGCACGTCCGTCGCGGGCGTACCGGGCACCCCCGCCTGGCACGAGCTGCTCACCTTCGAGACGGTGAGCGTCACCAAGTTCTACGAGACGGTGTTCGGCCTCGAGGGGGAGCCGGCGGTCTCCGCCGACTTCGACTACGTCACCCTCCATGCCGGCGGCCGCCCGGTGGCCGGCCTCCACGGCGTCGGCCACGCCCTCCCCCGGGACCGGGGCCCGCACTGGATGACGTACTTCGAGGTGTCCGACGCCGACGCGGCGACCGGGCTCCTCGTGGACCTCGGAGGGCACGTCCTCCGTCCGCCCCACGACAGCCCGCACGGGCGCGTGGCCACGGTGGCGGACCCGGAGGGGGCGCGGTTCTCACTCATCGAGAACCCACGCTGA
- a CDS encoding thymidine kinase, with the protein MPELVFFSGTMDCGKSTLALQIEHNRSARGLTGMIFTRDDRAGEGKLSSRLGLVTDAVEVEDGQDLYAYLVDHLSRGGVADYVIADEAQFLAPEQIDQLARVVDDLDLDVYAFGITTDFRSKLFPGSQRLVELADRVEVLQVEALCWCGARATHNARTVNGEMVVEGAQVVVGDVNQSDDIGYEVLCRRHHRRRMTAGTARAAALSPDVLPVEQTAAHA; encoded by the coding sequence ATGCCCGAGCTGGTGTTCTTCTCCGGAACCATGGACTGCGGGAAGTCCACGCTGGCTCTCCAGATCGAGCACAACCGCTCGGCACGCGGCCTGACGGGCATGATCTTCACCCGGGACGACCGGGCCGGCGAGGGCAAACTCTCCTCGCGGCTCGGCCTGGTCACCGACGCCGTGGAGGTCGAGGACGGCCAGGACCTGTACGCCTACCTCGTCGACCACCTCTCCCGCGGCGGCGTCGCGGACTACGTGATCGCGGACGAGGCGCAGTTCCTCGCGCCGGAGCAGATCGACCAGCTCGCCCGCGTGGTCGACGACCTGGACCTCGACGTCTACGCCTTCGGCATCACCACCGACTTCCGCTCCAAGCTGTTCCCCGGTTCCCAGCGCCTGGTGGAACTCGCCGACCGGGTCGAGGTCCTCCAGGTGGAGGCCCTGTGCTGGTGCGGCGCCCGGGCCACCCACAACGCCCGTACCGTCAACGGCGAGATGGTCGTCGAGGGCGCCCAGGTGGTCGTCGGCGACGTCAACCAGTCCGACGACATCGGCTACGAGGTCCTGTGCCGCCGGCACCACCGCCGCCGTATGACCGCGGGTACGGCCCGGGCGGCCGCCCTGTCCCCGGACGTCCTGCCGGTCGAGCAGACCGCCGCGCACGCCTGA